The genomic window CAACGCGGTGGAGGGTTTCTTCGCCAGGCTGTCGAAGCGGCGTCTGAATCGCGGCGTTTTCCATTCCGTCGTCGATCTTCAGGCCGCCATCAACCGGTTCCTCGTTGAGCACAACAAAAAGCCAAACCCTTCACTTGGACCGCCGATCCCGACAAAATAATCGCCGCCTTTAAACGCGGGCACCAAGCGTTAGTTTCCATCCACTAGCGTGCCTTCCGATCCGCGTGAAGTGGATTGCGCTGCGACCTTGTTCGCGAAAGGAATCGAGTAAGCCCTTAGACTCAGCCCGCGACGAGTTTCGTTTCGAGGAATTCCTCCATGCCCCAACGCCCGCCTTCGCGCCCATTGCCGGACTGCTTGTAGCCGCCGAAGGGTGTGCCAGGCGCGCGCGCGGAACCGTTGAGCTGTACCATGCCGGCTCGGACATTCCTGGCCACACGCTTGCCCTTCGCGGCGTCTTCCGTGTGAATGTATGCCGAAAGGCCATACACGGTGTCGTTTGCTAGCTCTATCGCCTCCTCTTCGCTATCGAACGGTGTGATCGCGAGAACAGGTCCGAACACTTCATCGCGGAACAGAGAATGTTCGGGCGAAACGCCCGCGAACACGGTCGGGCTGACAAAGTATCCGTGCTGATGATGCTCGGGCCGGCCGCGCCCTCCGGTGACAAGGTTTACGCCTTCACCGACAGCCTGATCGATGCAACTCAGGACCTTGTCGTACTGCACCTTCGATGAAAGCGGCCCGATGTGGGTGCCAGGGAGATCGGCTCGTTCTACGACAATTCCTTCTGCCACTTCCGTGGCAATATTAACCGCACGATCATAGACGCTGCGCTCGACCAGCATGCGGGTCGATGCATTGCACGATTGCCCGGTGTTGTTAAAGCAGAAGTTCGCGGTCCAACGCACAGCCTTTTCGACGTCCGCATCAGCGAAAACGATACTAGGCGACTTTCCGCCCAGTTCGAGTGAAACGCGCTTGATGCTTGGTGCGGCAGCTTGCGAAATCGCAATGCCGGCACGTGTCGAACCGGTAAAGGAGATAACGTCGACGTCCGGATGTGAGACCATGGCAGCTCCCGTCACAGCGCCAGTGCCTTGCACAAGGTTGAAAACACCCTTTGGCAAATTGGCAGCCTCGACGATTTCGGCGAAGATCTGACCGGACACTGGCGATACTTCCGAAGGCTTTAGTACCACGGTGCAACCTGCAGCCAAAGCCGCGCCAACTTTCAGGGTAATCTGGTTGAGCGGCCAGTTCCATGGAGTGATAAGTGCTGCGACGCCAACCGCTTCACGCAGGATTTCTTGGTTTTCGATCCCGACGAGAGCCGGCTCGGCAAAATGGAATTCCTGCAGGGCTTTGATGAACGCGCGCAAATGGTTTGCTCCAGCGCCGACCTGGCTTGTACGAGCGAAGTCGATCGGAGCACCCATTTCCGCTGCGAGCGCACTCGCCAGATCTTCGGTCCGGGCTACATAGGCATCCAGAAGCCGGTTCAGGGCATCGACACGAACGCTCGTTTCGGAGGTGCTCCAAGCCGGCAGAGCCTTTTTCGCGGCCTTAACAGCGCTATCAACGTCGTCTGCGGATGCGATGTGAAACTCAGCGAATGCTTCCTCGGTGGACGGATTCACAGCCCAGAAGGTTCGCCCGCCTGTCGTTGGCTGCCAGATGTTGTCGATATAAATGCTCGGGCGAGGTGCCATTGCAGTACCCTTTCGTTGGTTGTTGTTGACGGGCCGTCTCCAATTCGAAGATCATGCCGCTCGACTTGGAAACGTGGACTTCTTGCCTACCGACCTGACTTCTGTCCGATTGAAAGGCCAGGCCGAAAATAAACCAAGAGACAGAATGTTGCGGCCCGTCGGTGGTGTTGTAGGCTTGTGCGTCAGTTGATCAGAACGATCCGACCATCGACCCGACCCTGCTCAAGGCGTAACATCGCTTCATTGACTTCGGACATCTCCATCGGCTTCAGGACCCCTTCCTCCGCAAGTCAGTTCACATCCTTGAGGTCCTCTGTTGTCCCGGTGATGCTGCCGATGATCGAAAGCCCGGTCACTGCCAAGGTGTAGAGAGGAAC from Rhizobium tumorigenes includes these protein-coding regions:
- a CDS encoding aldehyde dehydrogenase family protein; the encoded protein is MAPRPSIYIDNIWQPTTGGRTFWAVNPSTEEAFAEFHIASADDVDSAVKAAKKALPAWSTSETSVRVDALNRLLDAYVARTEDLASALAAEMGAPIDFARTSQVGAGANHLRAFIKALQEFHFAEPALVGIENQEILREAVGVAALITPWNWPLNQITLKVGAALAAGCTVVLKPSEVSPVSGQIFAEIVEAANLPKGVFNLVQGTGAVTGAAMVSHPDVDVISFTGSTRAGIAISQAAAPSIKRVSLELGGKSPSIVFADADVEKAVRWTANFCFNNTGQSCNASTRMLVERSVYDRAVNIATEVAEGIVVERADLPGTHIGPLSSKVQYDKVLSCIDQAVGEGVNLVTGGRGRPEHHQHGYFVSPTVFAGVSPEHSLFRDEVFGPVLAITPFDSEEEAIELANDTVYGLSAYIHTEDAAKGKRVARNVRAGMVQLNGSARAPGTPFGGYKQSGNGREGGRWGMEEFLETKLVAG